In Paenibacillus sonchi, the genomic stretch CACCGGCACAAGTGGCGTACAGTGCAGCCAATTCTTTTTGGATGCCTCTGCCCAGGCAAACACCAAGAGGGGGTATTTCACCCAAACCATCAACTGGGATAGGTGGGAGAACACCGGGATGACAGGACTTCCGGCGCAATCCCGTCCAGTCAGCTCTGCTCCAGGCATTTCTTATCAGTCCGAAGAGCATCCGTTGTTTGAGTATTCCGTGAAAGAGAATACAGGACGTACTGTGTTTATTTCCTACTTCCATGCAGGCAGAGATTGGGTCCTGGATGAACACCGCATAGCGGGCCGGGCCGTGCTGCCGGGAACATGTTATCTGGAAATGGCGCGTGCAGCCTATCAATCAGCGTCCTCGAATCCTGAAGCAGCCGTAATGATCCGTGATGTCTTTTTCCTGACCCCGCTGGCGGTCGCGGACAATACGGAGGTTCCCGTCCGAACGATCCTTACCCGGGACGCAGAAGACTGTCAGTTTACGATAGAAAGCTGCCCGGAGGCCCCGGAGGGCAGGTGGATACTCCACGCACGCGGCCGCATTGATACTGCTGACATCAAGTCCCAAGACTATGAATTGGATGCGATCCGCAATGCCTGCGATCACAGCCGCTATGGCAGGGAGCATTACAACAACCGGCGGGACAGCCAATTCCGGTATGGTCCCCGGTGGGACAGCTACCATTGGGGAGGATTCTCTGAGCAGGGGGGCCTGTCCTGGATTGAACTTCCGCAAGCGTTCGCAGGAGATCTTGCGGTTTACGGGTTCCATCCGGCGATCCTAGATGTGGCGCTGGTGCACATGGGCCTTGCACAAACCGGGGCCGGCCAGTACGTTCCGTTCGGCTACAGGAACATTACGGTCCATGGGAAGGTGCCGGGAAGAGTATACAGTTATATCCGTCACCGGACAGAACACACTTTTGGAAGCAAAATCATGGAGTTCGATCTGACGATTATGGATGAACACGGCCAAGGGATCGTTGAAATCGAGGGATATCAGGTTACAGCCGTTACTAATGAACAGGTCAGCGGGGGAGGCGAGGCTGCTGAAAAAACAACTGCGGTCCAGGCGGCTCTGTTAACTGCCGACGGCAATTCGGGTGCTTTGACTCCTGAGGAAGGCCTTATGATTCTGGATGCCGCATTATCGGCAGCCTATCCACAGGTGATTGTATCTACTGTTGATTTGCCTGCACGCGTGGAAGCATACAGAAATGAGAAGGTAAACCTGTATCAGGACAATGGCGGCAGCTCTGCGGCGGAGGTGCGGGCTTCAGGAGTGAATATGTCTGCCGAGGAATTAGAACATGTGATCCGCAGCATCTGGCAGAGTGTCCTGGGGCATGAGCAGATCTCCAGCGACGATGACTTTTTTGACTTGGGCGGGGATTCGCTGAAGGTGCTGACAGTCGCAGAGAGGATTTATCAGGCGGTCAACATCAAGATTCCGGTTTCGGTCTTCTTTCATACAACCGTGCTGAACGAGCTTGCCCGGCATATTCAAGCTGCCTGCCATACAACCAATGATTATGCTGCCATTCAAAAAGCTGCGCCCGGGGCTTATTATCCCTTATCATCGGCGCAAAAACGGTTGTATTTTCACCAGCAGCTTCAGCCGGACAGCGTTGCATACAACATCCTGGAGATCACATCGGTGGAAGGGAATCTCGATCCGGGTAAATTACAAAACGCATTTGATCTATTAATCCAGAGGCATGCGGTGCTGCGGACCAGCTTTGACGTCATCAACGGGGAGATTGTCCAGATCATCCATGACCGTGCAGCGTTTCAAGTGGAGCATGTGACCGTGAAGGAGGATGAAGTCGACCAGGTGGTTGAACAGTTTATGCAGCCGTTTGATCTGCGGTCGGCTCCTTTACTGCGTGTAAAGATTGTCCGCTGCGGGATGCAGAAGTATGTGTGGCTGTTTGATATTCACCATATCATTGCCGATAACCTCTCCGTTGAAATTCTCAAAGGTGAGCTTATCCGCATATATAACGGTCAAGCCAGACAGCTAAAGCCCATTCTCCTGGAGTATGTGGACTTTGTGGGCTGGCAGAACGAACAGATCAGACGCGGAAAATTCGGCAAGCAAACGGAGTATTGGCTTCAGCAATTATCGGGAGAGCTGCCGGAGAACCATCTTCCCGCCGATTATCCGCGTCCTGCCGTGCTGAGCCACCAAGGCGATATTTATACATTTACTTTGGATGAGACTGTAACAGGCCGGTTGAAGCAGGGGATGAAGCGCAATACCACCACATTATTCATGAATATGATGGCCCTTTTCAGTGTCCTGCTGCAAAAATACACGGGGCAGGATGAAGTGATGATCGGGGCCAGTCTTGCCGGAAGAAACCATGCAGATCTGGCGGATATGGTCGGCATGTTCGCCAATGTGCTGCCCTTCCGATCCCGCATCAACCGCGATGGATCGTTTGAACAGCTGCTGACAGAAATCAAAACGCAGAGTTTGCAGATTTTTGAAAATCAGGATGTGCAGTTTGAGGTACTGGTCGAAGCCTTGGGCCGGAGCCATCAGCTGAGCGAGAATCCCTTATTTAATGTAATGCTGGTGCTGCCGGATGTTGCGCCCGCCGAAGCGGCTATGGATCAGGTGAGGCTGCAGGCGTATCCGTTCCGCAACCCGTCGTCCAAATTCGACTTGACGCTATGGGTGTACGATTATGACGACAGCATTGAAATGCGGATGGAATATTCGACGGATTTGTTTGCCCGCAAGACGATCACAACGATGTGCAGGCACTTGCTGGATATTGCCAGCCAGGTGGCCGGCAACCCGGACATCCTTGTCAAAGAAATTATGCTGGATTCAGGTCTCGTCAGGACAGAAGCGCTGGATTTGCTGGATGACGGGAATGATTTTGTTTTTTGAACAGTCAATCAACAGCAAAGGAGTGGGGTATCGTGAAAGGTAATTTCTTCGCCAATGTACCGTACTTGAATGACGTGTACAAGAAGGAACAGCAATACTGGCTGCACAAGCTGGCCGGCCTGCCTGACAAGAGTCACTTCCCTTATGACCCTCATAAAGACCGTCATCAGGAACGCCATATAGAAACAATCCCCTTTTCACTGGACTCCGTCCATGCCCGGAAGCTGGTGCAGATCAGCAATGACTCCGATGCCCGGTTGCATGTGCTGCTGCTGGCGTTCACTTCCGTATGGCTGCTCAAGTATTCGGGACAAACGGATATCGTGCTTGGCACAAGCATTTACCGGCAGCACAGCGAGGAGGATTTCATTAATACCGTCCTCCCGGTTCGCGTACAGGTTCAGAATGAGATGCGGCTGATTGACCTGATTTCCTTGATGAAGCAGACGGTTTCTGAAGCCGCCCGGCACCAAAACTATCCGTTTGAGTTAATGTTGAAGCAGGCAGGCTTAGATTCCGGCTTTTTGGATGTTTCCGTGATTGTGAGCAACATTCAGGACGAGCAGTATTTATCCGGAACCCTGTCAAATTTCACAATGATCGTCCAAAGAGAGGAGAGCGTGCTCCAGGGTGAAATCCGCTTCAATGCTTCGGTCTACAGTGCCGATACGGTCAACCGGTTGCTGGAGCATTTCCATGTGCTGCTGGAGCAGTCGCTTGCAGACTTGCACAGCTCTGTGCAGGAGCTTTCAATTCTGACAGAGAAGGACCGGCGAATCATCGCCTGCAGCAATGCCACATCTGCGGGCTTTCCGGAAGATGCAACGATCCCGGCCCTCTTTGGGGAATGTGCTGCTAAATATCCGAACCATACGGCGGCAGTATTTGCAAATGAGCGCATGTCCTACCAGGAGCTGAACCGCAAATCGAATCAAGCGGCCCATCATCTGCGCCGGCTAGGCGTAACGGCCGAATCGGTTGTAGCCTTGATCCTGCCGCCTTCTCTGGAAATGATCATCGGAATCCTGGCGGTCCTTAAGGCGGGAGGCGCATATTTGCCCATCGACCCGGACCTCCCGGCACAGAGGGTTGACTATATTCTGAAGGATAGTCAAGCCAGGCAGATACTAACGGTTCAATCAATCCGCTTACCGTCAGGAACCGGTGAAAGCTGTGAGGTGATTTTTCTCGATGACCCCATGCTGGAGCAGTATTCCAGTTCCAACCTGGAGCATGTCATTCATCCTAACGACTTGGCCTATATCATTTATACTTCCGGCACTACAGGAAATCCCAAAGGCGTCATGATCGAACACCGGAATGTGGTCCGGCTATTTTTTCATGAACATAACAGGTTTGATTTCACCTGCCAGGATACATGGACGCTTTTTCATTCGTTTGGCTTTGACTTCTCCGTGTGGGAAATTTTCGGCGCATTGCTGCATGGCGGCAAGCTGCTGCTGATTCCGAAGCTGCTCAAGAAAGATTACCGGTACATTGTGCAGGAGCTCCGGAACGAACACGTAACCGTATTCAACCAGACGCCGTCCTCCTTCTACCAATTCATTCAAGAAGAGCTGGAGGATACTGGGGAGAAGCTGCGCTTACGTTATGTGATTCTTGGCGGAGAGGCTTTGCAGCCGGGCAAGCTGGAAGCCTGGAAGGTGAAATATCCCGGCACCCGAATCATCAACATGTATGGGATTACCGAAACGACGGTACATACAACTTTTAAGGAAATCGGCACAGAGCAGATCCAAGCGAATCAGAACAATATCGGTGTGCCTTTTTCAACAGTAGAGGTCTATATTTTCAACCGGCAGCATGAGCAAGTCCCGATTGGAACTGTCGGAGAAATATGGGTTGGCGGCGAGGGAGTAGCGCGCGGATATCTCAATCGGACGGAATTGACTGAAGACAGATTCCAAACCCGCAGGATGGGGGACCGTTGGATACGTCTTTACCGGACCGGTGATCTGGGCAGATATCTGCCGAGCGGTGAAATGGAGTATGTAGGGCGCAGGGACAACCAGGTGAAGATAAGAGGGTTCCGCATCGAGCTTGACGAAATATCCGCCCACCTCCTGACGGTAGAGTCTATTAAGGAAGCTGTAGTATCGGCACGGGAGATTGAGCCAAAGACCCAAATCCTGGTTGCCTATGTGGTGATCAAAGCGGGGCGGGAAGCAACGTTTGATCCAGTGGAGATCAGGCAGTATCTGCAAACACGCATAAGCGATTATATGATCCCTTCCGTCCTGCTGCCGATATCCAAAATTCCGTTAACACTGAATGGAAAAGTAGACTACGAAAAGCTTAATACCCTTGAGCTCAAGCAGCAGGCAAAAGGGGTGCTGACCCCTCCAACAACGGAGATGGAGCACAGAATAGCGGAGATTTGGAAAACCATCCTCCGAATGGACCGCATCGGTGTGCATTCGACCATATTTGATCTGGGCGGAACGTCATTTGATGTGATCACGATCAGCAAGGCCTTGTCAGAAGAACTGAGTCAAGAGGTGCCGGTGATCACCTTGTTTACCTATCCAACGATAAGTCTGCTGGCTAAGGTCCTCCAGGCGGACAGCCCTGTGACGGAACTGAGTGCGGAATCAAGAGAAGCTTCCATCGAAGAAGGCAAACGGGCAAGAAGGCAAAAATTACGTCTGTTGAAGAAGTAGGGGTGATACTGTGCAGAATTACAGTGGTTTGGAAATTGCAGTCATCGGCCTTGCCGGCAGATTTCCGGGAGCAGGTACGATTTCTGAATACTGGGACAATCTAAAGAACGGTGTTCATTCGGTTCAGACCTTTAGTGAGCAAGAATTGGTTGCCGCCGGAGTAGAACCCGGCTTGGCCGCTAAGGCAGAGTATGTCAAGGCAAAGGGCTATCTGGAAGCAGGCAATTGTTTTGACGCCCGTTTTTTTGACTACACCCCCCTGGAAGCAGAACTGATGGACCCGCAGATGAAAGTGTTTCATGAGTGTATTTGGGCGGCCTTGGAGGATGCCGGCTACGCGGCGGAGGCGGATCAGCAGCTTATCGGGCTGTTTGCGGGGGCATCTCCGAATCATATGTGGGAAGGGCTTATGGGCCTGTCCGGCAAAAGTGAGGTCATGGGGCATTGGGCCGCCTCCCAGCTGCTGGATAAAGATTATTTAAGCTTGCGGATCGCGCACAAATTAAACCTCAAGGGCCCGGCCCTGTCGATCTATACCGCATGCTCCACCTCTCTCGTTGCCGTGCATATGGCGGCGCAGTCGCTGCTGAACGGCGAGTGTGATATCGCCTTGGCGGGCGGGGTCACGGTCACCCTGCCTGAAAAAAGCGGGTATGAATATCAGGAGGGCATGATCTTATCCCCGGACGGGAAATGCCGGGCGTTTGACGCCGGCGGAAAAGGGATCGTGGGGGAGACGGAGCGGGCGCAGCCGTCCTGAAGCGTCTGCAGGATGCCCTCGATGACGGTGACCAGATTTATGCGGTCATCAAAGGCTCCGCGGTGAATAATGATGGTCAACAAAAAACGGGATTTACAGCCCCCAGCACCATCGGACAGGCAGAGGTTATCCGGACAGCGCTCAAGCTGGCTGAGGTATCGCCGGACAGCATCGATTACATCGAATGTCACGGGACCGGGACGCCGCTGGGCGATCCGATTGAATTGGAAGCCTTGGAGCTGGGCTATAACCCGGAGCGAAGACATGCGTGTGCGCTCGGCTCAGTCAAAACAAATATTGGACATCTGGACAGCGCAGCAGGCATTGCCTCCTTCATCAAAACAGTACTGGCGCTCAAACATAACATGCTCCCTCCGTCTTTGCATTTTCAGACGCCGAATCCGGTGCTGAAGGTGATTGAAAAGGGTTTTTATATTAATGACCGGCTGACCGAATGGCCCCGCAAAAATGAGCCCTTGCGGGCCGGAATCAGCGCATTCGGCATCGGCGGAACCAACGCCCATATCATTGTCGAGCAAGCACCGCCCCAGCGGGAAGCTTCTGCCGGACGGGAGTGGCAATTGCTTCCCGTTTCAGCGAAAACACCGTCGGCGTTGGCGGAGATCAAAAAGGATCTGGAGCGGTATTCCAAAGCGGAACCCAGTCGTCTTGAAGATATTGCCTATACACTGCAGGTGGGCAGAAAACATTTTCCCATACGGGAGTTAGCCCTTGTCAACCGGAAGAGCCGCCGGGTCCTTCAGTTTGCTGAAACGGCAACAAGGAAGGGCACGGCTGGACTAGAGAATGCTCCGGTGATTTTTGTGATCCCGGACTTTACGCAGCGCCTATGGAGTGAAAGTGAGCTTGATGAACTTGAGCAATTGTATCAGGAGGAACCCGGTGCCCGCCGCTTCCTCAATCAGGCGCTGGGAATCATGAACCGGCTGGTTCCGGACAGGGCTGCTGTGAAGCTGGGGGACCTGCGGAAACGGGAGTACACTCCGGTTCTTGCGTTTGGCGGCTATTATGCAGTAGGAAAGTTGTTCATCGAATGGGGATTGCACCCGGAAGCTGTGATCGGGAGGGGAAAAAGCCAATGGCTGGCGGCCTGCCTGTCGGGAGAGCTTTCGCTTGAAGAGGCTGTCCATTCCTTTCTGTTGAGTCTGGACGATTGCGGGATGGAGCAGCCGGAAGCCGGCCGTAGGATTTCCCGGCGGGAAGAGATTTGGCTGGTGCTGGGCGCAGGGGATGAGGCACAGCCCTTTTTGGACAAGCAGTCTTCCAAGCCCCAAATCGTCGCCCTGGAAAAGCTGAACACCTACTCCCTTATGGCTGCTGTAGGTACTATGTGGCTGTACGGCCAGGACATTAAGTGGCGGGAATTATATCAACACGAGCAGCGGAACCGTCTCTCTTTGCCTACTTATGCCTTTGACCGCCAGGAGTTCCCGGTAGATCCTGAGCTGTTCAACCTTAACCATCTTCTCAATCGTCCTCCATCCGGGAAGGGCTGGACCCCGGCAAATAGAGACGATATCCGCAAGTGGTTTTATATCCCCGCCTGGGAAAGCGCTGCTCTTCCCAACTATGAAGGCAGAATGCTCCCCAGAGATGCAGTCTGGTTCATTTTTTGTGACGCGGCCGGTCTGGGGGAAGCGCTGGGCGATCTGCTCAGGCAGCAGCAGATCCGCTGCATTATGGTTGAGCTTGCAGAGCATTACCAGCAAGTTACGGCAGATCACTACAGAGTGAACCCGCTGCGCAGCGAAGAGATGGACCGGCTGTATCATAGCCTGGATGCGGTTCCGGATCACATCTGCTATCTCTGGACGGTCACCTCTCCGATGGAGCCGGAGCTGGCCAATATCGAAACCGGCCAGCAATTGTTTTTGCATCATATTTTGCGTCTGGTCCAATTCTTAGGCACTGCGGCTGCGGCTCAAGAGGTACACTTGCAGATCGCTTCGAATGGATTGTATTCAATAACACAAGAAGAAATGCTGTGCCCCATGAAAGGGCTGCTGCTGGGTGCCAGCAAAATTATTCCGTACGAATATCCGAATATCAAGGTTTGCCATGTGGATTTCCCGCTGGCGGAAGGTGATGCCGCACGGCAAAGAGAGCAGGCCCGGCAAATGCTCCGGGAATTCCAGTTTGAGTTTCCGAACAAGCAAGTCGCATACCGGGG encodes the following:
- a CDS encoding condensation domain-containing protein; this translates as MTGLPAQSRPVSSAPGISYQSEEHPLFEYSVKENTGRTVFISYFHAGRDWVLDEHRIAGRAVLPGTCYLEMARAAYQSASSNPEAAVMIRDVFFLTPLAVADNTEVPVRTILTRDAEDCQFTIESCPEAPEGRWILHARGRIDTADIKSQDYELDAIRNACDHSRYGREHYNNRRDSQFRYGPRWDSYHWGGFSEQGGLSWIELPQAFAGDLAVYGFHPAILDVALVHMGLAQTGAGQYVPFGYRNITVHGKVPGRVYSYIRHRTEHTFGSKIMEFDLTIMDEHGQGIVEIEGYQVTAVTNEQVSGGGEAAEKTTAVQAALLTADGNSGALTPEEGLMILDAALSAAYPQVIVSTVDLPARVEAYRNEKVNLYQDNGGSSAAEVRASGVNMSAEELEHVIRSIWQSVLGHEQISSDDDFFDLGGDSLKVLTVAERIYQAVNIKIPVSVFFHTTVLNELARHIQAACHTTNDYAAIQKAAPGAYYPLSSAQKRLYFHQQLQPDSVAYNILEITSVEGNLDPGKLQNAFDLLIQRHAVLRTSFDVINGEIVQIIHDRAAFQVEHVTVKEDEVDQVVEQFMQPFDLRSAPLLRVKIVRCGMQKYVWLFDIHHIIADNLSVEILKGELIRIYNGQARQLKPILLEYVDFVGWQNEQIRRGKFGKQTEYWLQQLSGELPENHLPADYPRPAVLSHQGDIYTFTLDETVTGRLKQGMKRNTTTLFMNMMALFSVLLQKYTGQDEVMIGASLAGRNHADLADMVGMFANVLPFRSRINRDGSFEQLLTEIKTQSLQIFENQDVQFEVLVEALGRSHQLSENPLFNVMLVLPDVAPAEAAMDQVRLQAYPFRNPSSKFDLTLWVYDYDDSIEMRMEYSTDLFARKTITTMCRHLLDIASQVAGNPDILVKEIMLDSGLVRTEALDLLDDGNDFVF
- a CDS encoding non-ribosomal peptide synthetase, coding for MKGNFFANVPYLNDVYKKEQQYWLHKLAGLPDKSHFPYDPHKDRHQERHIETIPFSLDSVHARKLVQISNDSDARLHVLLLAFTSVWLLKYSGQTDIVLGTSIYRQHSEEDFINTVLPVRVQVQNEMRLIDLISLMKQTVSEAARHQNYPFELMLKQAGLDSGFLDVSVIVSNIQDEQYLSGTLSNFTMIVQREESVLQGEIRFNASVYSADTVNRLLEHFHVLLEQSLADLHSSVQELSILTEKDRRIIACSNATSAGFPEDATIPALFGECAAKYPNHTAAVFANERMSYQELNRKSNQAAHHLRRLGVTAESVVALILPPSLEMIIGILAVLKAGGAYLPIDPDLPAQRVDYILKDSQARQILTVQSIRLPSGTGESCEVIFLDDPMLEQYSSSNLEHVIHPNDLAYIIYTSGTTGNPKGVMIEHRNVVRLFFHEHNRFDFTCQDTWTLFHSFGFDFSVWEIFGALLHGGKLLLIPKLLKKDYRYIVQELRNEHVTVFNQTPSSFYQFIQEELEDTGEKLRLRYVILGGEALQPGKLEAWKVKYPGTRIINMYGITETTVHTTFKEIGTEQIQANQNNIGVPFSTVEVYIFNRQHEQVPIGTVGEIWVGGEGVARGYLNRTELTEDRFQTRRMGDRWIRLYRTGDLGRYLPSGEMEYVGRRDNQVKIRGFRIELDEISAHLLTVESIKEAVVSAREIEPKTQILVAYVVIKAGREATFDPVEIRQYLQTRISDYMIPSVLLPISKIPLTLNGKVDYEKLNTLELKQQAKGVLTPPTTEMEHRIAEIWKTILRMDRIGVHSTIFDLGGTSFDVITISKALSEELSQEVPVITLFTYPTISLLAKVLQADSPVTELSAESREASIEEGKRARRQKLRLLKK
- a CDS encoding beta-ketoacyl synthase N-terminal-like domain-containing protein, with amino-acid sequence MQNYSGLEIAVIGLAGRFPGAGTISEYWDNLKNGVHSVQTFSEQELVAAGVEPGLAAKAEYVKAKGYLEAGNCFDARFFDYTPLEAELMDPQMKVFHECIWAALEDAGYAAEADQQLIGLFAGASPNHMWEGLMGLSGKSEVMGHWAASQLLDKDYLSLRIAHKLNLKGPALSIYTACSTSLVAVHMAAQSLLNGECDIALAGGVTVTLPEKSGYEYQEGMILSPDGKCRAFDAGGKGIVGETERAQPS
- a CDS encoding KR prefix domain-containing protein gives rise to the protein MKGSAVNNDGQQKTGFTAPSTIGQAEVIRTALKLAEVSPDSIDYIECHGTGTPLGDPIELEALELGYNPERRHACALGSVKTNIGHLDSAAGIASFIKTVLALKHNMLPPSLHFQTPNPVLKVIEKGFYINDRLTEWPRKNEPLRAGISAFGIGGTNAHIIVEQAPPQREASAGREWQLLPVSAKTPSALAEIKKDLERYSKAEPSRLEDIAYTLQVGRKHFPIRELALVNRKSRRVLQFAETATRKGTAGLENAPVIFVIPDFTQRLWSESELDELEQLYQEEPGARRFLNQALGIMNRLVPDRAAVKLGDLRKREYTPVLAFGGYYAVGKLFIEWGLHPEAVIGRGKSQWLAACLSGELSLEEAVHSFLLSLDDCGMEQPEAGRRISRREEIWLVLGAGDEAQPFLDKQSSKPQIVALEKLNTYSLMAAVGTMWLYGQDIKWRELYQHEQRNRLSLPTYAFDRQEFPVDPELFNLNHLLNRPPSGKGWTPANRDDIRKWFYIPAWESAALPNYEGRMLPRDAVWFIFCDAAGLGEALGDLLRQQQIRCIMVELAEHYQQVTADHYRVNPLRSEEMDRLYHSLDAVPDHICYLWTVTSPMEPELANIETGQQLFLHHILRLVQFLGTAAAAQEVHLQIASNGLYSITQEEMLCPMKGLLLGASKIIPYEYPNIKVCHVDFPLAEGDAARQREQARQMLREFQFEFPNKQVAYRGKAGGSNRSKNRFCWPAPARFRYLRTISSV